From one Mycolicibacterium sp. HK-90 genomic stretch:
- a CDS encoding helix-turn-helix transcriptional regulator has protein sequence MVEDQVLDRAYSALADSTRRRLLEALRAGDARISDLAAPLPMTFAGVSRHIGVLEAAGLVQREVRGREHWVSLKQDGLTKAQQWMSEQTDFWSSRADALAAKLLREADSR, from the coding sequence GTGGTTGAAGATCAGGTTCTGGACCGCGCCTACTCGGCGCTGGCCGATTCGACCCGCCGGCGGTTGCTGGAGGCGCTGCGGGCGGGTGATGCCCGCATCAGCGATCTGGCCGCCCCGCTGCCGATGACCTTTGCCGGGGTGTCGCGACACATCGGGGTTCTGGAAGCGGCGGGGCTGGTGCAGCGCGAGGTCCGCGGCCGCGAACACTGGGTCTCGCTCAAGCAGGACGGCTTGACGAAGGCTCAGCAGTGGATGAGCGAGCAGACGGATTTCTGGTCCAGTCGCGCCGACGCACTGGCCGCAAAACTTCTGCGGGAGGCCGATTCCCGGTGA
- a CDS encoding DUF899 domain-containing protein produces the protein MQNPPIVPAAEWQDALREMLVKEKEFTRARDELAAQRRRMPWTPVTKDYTFDGPDGRATLLDLFAGRRQLIVYRAFLDPGLDGWPDHGCVGCSLMADHIGNLAHLNSRDTTLVYVSRGPQPDIARIKAHMGWNHPWYTMVPGPDAEFDVDFDVDEWHGTNAFIRDGDRIFRTYFINDRGDEVFVNTWNFLDMTALGRQETWEDSPPGYPQTKPYEWWSWHDTYAEHEPSRWFGEPDQDNPRDPRPPRDGACGACGGNP, from the coding sequence ATGCAGAACCCACCGATCGTGCCGGCAGCGGAATGGCAGGACGCCCTCCGGGAAATGCTGGTCAAGGAAAAGGAATTCACCCGAGCGCGTGACGAACTCGCCGCACAACGTAGGCGCATGCCGTGGACCCCGGTGACCAAGGACTACACGTTCGACGGGCCGGACGGCCGGGCAACCCTGCTCGACCTGTTCGCCGGGCGCCGTCAGTTGATCGTCTACCGCGCCTTCCTCGATCCGGGCCTGGACGGCTGGCCCGACCACGGCTGCGTCGGCTGTTCGCTGATGGCCGACCACATCGGCAACCTGGCCCACCTGAACTCCCGCGACACCACCCTGGTCTACGTGTCCCGCGGGCCGCAGCCCGACATCGCACGCATCAAGGCGCACATGGGCTGGAACCACCCCTGGTACACGATGGTGCCCGGTCCCGACGCGGAATTCGACGTGGACTTCGATGTCGACGAATGGCACGGCACCAATGCGTTCATCCGCGACGGGGACCGGATCTTCCGTACGTACTTCATCAACGACCGCGGGGACGAGGTCTTCGTCAACACCTGGAACTTCCTGGACATGACGGCGCTGGGCCGCCAGGAAACCTGGGAGGACTCGCCACCGGGATACCCGCAGACCAAACCCTACGAATGGTGGTCCTGGCACGACACCTACGCCGAACACGAGCCGTCCCGGTGGTTCGGCGAACCC